In Luteitalea sp. TBR-22, one genomic interval encodes:
- a CDS encoding TIGR01459 family HAD-type hydrolase: MRVDRLSSIAAQFDGVLLDQFGVLHDGRALYPGALEVLEGLKAADTPVAILTNSGKRTAANRERLLAMGIPRDTFTDVVTSGELAYHALMVGFETTGRAPYAFIVGTPGEDYGFDLVPTVDDPREADVLLFLGSDAPRTSLDAYRARLAGVRAPAICCNPDRWRITREGLQPGAGAIAELYEQMGGQVTWVGKPYPEIYLNACSELGGAARVLCIGDSAEHDVAGGRAAGLATMLVMTGVSAGLDGERVEPRPDYWMERLRW; encoded by the coding sequence ATGCGTGTTGATCGCCTGTCGTCCATCGCGGCGCAGTTCGATGGCGTGTTGCTCGACCAGTTCGGCGTGTTGCACGACGGCCGCGCCCTGTACCCGGGCGCGCTCGAGGTGCTGGAGGGCCTGAAGGCCGCCGACACGCCCGTCGCCATCCTCACCAACTCGGGCAAGCGCACCGCCGCGAACCGCGAACGGCTGCTCGCGATGGGTATCCCGCGCGACACGTTCACCGACGTCGTCACGTCGGGCGAGTTGGCGTATCACGCGCTGATGGTCGGCTTCGAGACGACCGGCCGCGCCCCGTACGCCTTCATCGTCGGCACGCCTGGGGAGGACTACGGCTTCGACCTCGTGCCCACGGTCGACGATCCGCGCGAGGCCGACGTGCTGCTCTTCCTGGGTTCCGACGCGCCGCGCACCTCCCTCGACGCCTATCGCGCCCGTCTCGCCGGCGTCCGCGCGCCGGCGATCTGCTGCAATCCCGACCGCTGGCGCATCACGCGTGAGGGCCTGCAGCCCGGCGCAGGCGCGATCGCGGAACTGTACGAACAGATGGGCGGTCAGGTGACGTGGGTGGGCAAGCCCTATCCCGAGATCTACCTGAACGCCTGTTCGGAACTCGGCGGTGCCGCTCGCGTGCTGTGCATCGGCGACAGCGCGGAGCACGACGTCGCCGGTGGGCGCGCCGCGGGCCTGGCCACGATGCTGGTGATGACGGGGGTCTCGGCGGGCCTCGACGGCGAGCGCGTGGAGCCACGCCCCGATTACTGGATGGAACGACTGCGATGGTGA
- a CDS encoding ThuA domain-containing protein: MTTMRRAGRRQVLQALGVAGVAAGLLTAGAGVALRAQGRAPHVVFVTGDDEYRSEITMPMIAAILEKKHGLRTSVAYARPIPQTKANIEGLEALESADLMVMFTRFRALPDDQLARIMKYVDAGKPVVGLRTSTHAFLYPEGSPHAALNDGFGRDVFGQKWITHHGNKSTTAVTVSAAQAQHPILRGVGPFPARSWLYHVEPLNGPATILLEGDSLNSQQAIKPDNKYPTHQPVAWTREHKGGRVFFTTLGHPADFEQESMRRLVVNGILWALGRDIPKGGADATPVTPYVAPESFDLSKVPKGE, encoded by the coding sequence ATGACGACGATGAGGCGGGCAGGTCGCCGGCAGGTGCTCCAGGCACTCGGCGTGGCTGGCGTGGCCGCAGGGCTGCTCACCGCGGGCGCCGGCGTGGCGCTGCGGGCGCAGGGGCGGGCGCCGCACGTCGTGTTCGTGACCGGAGACGACGAGTACCGGTCCGAGATCACCATGCCGATGATCGCGGCGATCCTCGAGAAGAAGCACGGCCTGCGGACCTCGGTCGCCTACGCCAGGCCGATCCCGCAGACCAAGGCCAACATCGAGGGCCTCGAGGCGCTCGAGAGCGCCGACCTCATGGTGATGTTCACGCGCTTCCGGGCGCTGCCCGACGACCAGCTCGCGCGGATCATGAAGTACGTGGACGCGGGCAAGCCGGTGGTCGGCCTGCGCACCAGCACGCACGCGTTCCTCTATCCCGAGGGCAGCCCCCACGCCGCGCTCAACGACGGCTTCGGGCGCGACGTGTTCGGGCAGAAGTGGATCACGCACCACGGCAACAAGTCGACGACCGCCGTCACCGTGAGCGCGGCACAGGCGCAGCACCCGATCCTGCGCGGCGTCGGCCCGTTCCCGGCGCGCTCGTGGCTCTATCACGTGGAGCCGCTGAACGGCCCGGCGACGATCCTGCTCGAGGGCGACAGCCTGAACTCTCAGCAGGCCATCAAGCCCGACAACAAGTACCCGACGCACCAGCCCGTCGCGTGGACGCGCGAGCACAAGGGCGGTCGCGTCTTCTTCACCACGCTGGGCCACCCGGCGGACTTCGAGCAGGAGTCGATGCGCCGCCTGGTGGTGAACGGCATCCTCTGGGCGCTCGGCCGCGACATCCCGAAGGGTGGCGCCGACGCGACGCCGGTCACCCCCTACGTCGCCCCCGAAAGCTTCGATCTGTCGAAGGTGCCGAAGGGTGAGTAA
- a CDS encoding FGGY-family carbohydrate kinase: MRTIDKIEAMSREVVLGIDVGTSGVRVAAVDRALQARAMAAVPMPPPAQADGRSRQAPATWWAATREALARLDLSGLVVRAIAVDGTSGTILPVAADGTPLDDASMYDERAPGAAVEAVAAVAPDDTAARSSASPLARALAWGDRQARLLHQADWIAAQFTGRLGLTDENNALKTGYDPVRRAWPDWIAGTGLDMTRLPAVVPAGTAVGHVRADLATQLDFPDDVVIVTGTTDGCAAFLASGASVAGDGVTSLGTTLTLKLLSDRPVVDASRGVYSHRLGDRWLAGGASNSGGAVLLAHFTRERLVELSALLAPDPPTGLDYYPLCRPGERFPINDASLPPRLSPRPSDDATFLKAMLEGMAAIEARGYEALASLGSTPLRTMRTVGGGAGNAAWTGIRTRHLGVPMVAVDSEHAAVGVARLAWQGIGHAC, from the coding sequence ATGCGCACAATCGATAAGATTGAGGCCATGTCGCGTGAGGTGGTGCTCGGAATCGACGTGGGGACGTCGGGCGTACGCGTCGCCGCCGTGGACCGCGCGCTGCAGGCGCGGGCGATGGCCGCCGTGCCGATGCCGCCCCCCGCGCAGGCCGACGGGCGTTCCCGACAGGCTCCGGCGACGTGGTGGGCCGCGACGCGCGAGGCCCTGGCGCGCCTCGACCTGTCCGGCCTCGTCGTGCGCGCGATCGCCGTGGACGGCACGTCGGGCACCATCCTCCCCGTCGCCGCCGATGGCACGCCGCTGGACGATGCCTCGATGTACGACGAGCGGGCGCCGGGCGCCGCGGTCGAGGCCGTGGCCGCCGTGGCTCCCGACGACACGGCCGCGCGCAGCAGCGCGTCGCCTCTGGCGCGAGCCCTCGCGTGGGGCGACCGCCAGGCGCGGCTGCTGCACCAGGCCGACTGGATCGCGGCGCAGTTCACCGGTCGGCTCGGTCTCACCGACGAGAACAACGCGCTCAAGACCGGGTACGACCCCGTGCGCCGGGCCTGGCCCGACTGGATCGCAGGCACGGGCCTGGACATGACGCGGTTGCCGGCGGTCGTCCCTGCCGGCACAGCCGTCGGCCACGTCCGCGCCGACCTGGCGACGCAACTGGATTTTCCTGACGACGTGGTCATTGTCACCGGCACGACGGACGGCTGCGCCGCGTTCCTCGCCAGCGGTGCGTCGGTCGCCGGCGACGGCGTCACCTCGCTCGGCACCACGCTCACGCTGAAGCTCCTCTCCGACCGACCCGTGGTCGATGCGTCGCGGGGCGTGTACAGCCATCGCCTCGGCGATCGCTGGCTCGCCGGGGGAGCCTCCAACAGCGGCGGCGCCGTGCTGCTCGCACACTTCACCCGCGAGCGGCTCGTGGAGCTCTCTGCGCTGCTGGCGCCCGATCCGCCCACCGGCCTCGACTACTACCCTCTCTGCCGCCCCGGCGAGCGCTTCCCCATCAACGACGCGTCGCTGCCGCCGCGCCTGTCGCCACGACCGTCCGACGACGCGACGTTCCTGAAGGCGATGCTCGAGGGCATGGCGGCGATCGAGGCGCGAGGCTACGAGGCGCTGGCCTCGCTCGGCTCGACGCCGCTCCGGACGATGCGTACGGTGGGCGGCGGCGCGGGCAATGCCGCGTGGACGGGCATCAGGACACGGCACCTCGGCGTGCCCATGGTGGCGGTCGACAGCGAGCACGCCGCCGTCGGCGTCGCCAGGCTCGCCTGGCAGGGCATCGGCCATGCGTGTTGA
- a CDS encoding PVC-type heme-binding CxxCH protein has product MRVPCVGSLLQPRALVLQAAGCLLAWLAGASVAPAQVADRQEPNRGAALDLASQDPKVALERIKVADGYQVNLFASEVEFPDLAKPLQMTFDTRGRLWVLTSPTYPHALPDEKPNDKLIVLEDTNRDGRADRSTVFADQLYIPTGFALGDGGVYIAQQPNLMFLKDTNGDGKADERRILLHGFGTEDSHHSIHAWQWGPDGALYFQEGTFLHSQVETPYGPRRMAYAGVWRYEPRTEKLDVFVSYPFANPWGHVIDKWGQNFISDASNGYNYWGTPFSGHVNYPQKQKPMQEWTLTRVRPTSGSEFVRSRHFPESAQGNFLYNNVIGFLGIKQYRTVEEGSGFVGVEVEPLLQSTDPNFRPVGMQFGPDGALYVIDWFNPLIGHMQYSIRDPRRDKSRGRVWRITAKGRPLLTPPKIEGATITQQLDLLKAYEDRTRYQARLALRERDAAELFPAVEQWIAGLDRNDAEYEHHLLEALWVHEHHDRVNLPLLEQLLGAKEFRARAAAVRVLQHWFDRVPDGLALLAAAVDDPEPRVRLEAVRALSFVPTAESASIALRVLRHPMDYYLHYVLDSTITTLEPAWKPVLTTGGTFAEGNAPGLAFVLDRLAPADLVQVKRSTPVYEALLARPGIAATARREALDALAAQHGTTLLHEIIAAVDRLDGKPGSGSAAADLMQVLGTLSPAQLAPERSAVERLAREARTDSVREGAFLALMQIDGSAAASWELAAASPRLRIDMLRGATKLPAGPALTSLQGLLLPALRTAATAGAPRQVAAPVTGRYVRLVRPGRGQVLSVTEVEIMSRGENVARKGTATQSSVVAGGATGGHAPRAIDGGVDMAASAGKDPLTGTHAFTSAEQDPWWEVDLGADLPLDEVRLWPAAQDTRSGLYVAVLDASRKVVFMRDGLRISRAPETVTLGGDLTTMVNAAGIAVLPQLKGQEAEAVSVLSAFMRDATQRQAAMAAIRRLPATAWPASEVAPLADTVLAHVRAIPPADRTGQAFLDAMGFGHELALKLPADQRQRFTRALDELVVRIIRIEAVAAQMKFDLSRITVVAGEEVVIEFVNRDEMPHNFLVAKEGALETVGLAAEAMVSSPDAFGKSFIPKTPEVLFAIRLLQPGETLQARFTAPAQPGNYPFVCTFPGHWRTMNGIVQVVREPSQVSPQ; this is encoded by the coding sequence ATGCGTGTCCCGTGTGTCGGTTCGCTTCTGCAACCGCGGGCCCTGGTGCTGCAGGCTGCAGGCTGCCTGCTCGCGTGGCTTGCGGGCGCGTCGGTGGCGCCCGCGCAGGTCGCCGATCGGCAGGAGCCCAATCGTGGCGCGGCGCTCGACCTGGCGTCGCAGGATCCGAAGGTGGCCCTCGAGCGCATCAAGGTCGCCGACGGCTATCAGGTGAACCTGTTTGCGTCCGAGGTCGAGTTCCCGGACCTCGCCAAGCCGCTGCAGATGACCTTCGACACCCGCGGCCGGTTGTGGGTGCTGACCTCGCCCACCTATCCGCACGCGCTGCCCGACGAGAAGCCGAACGACAAGCTGATCGTGCTCGAGGACACCAACCGCGATGGTCGCGCCGACCGGAGCACCGTCTTCGCCGACCAGCTGTACATCCCGACGGGGTTCGCGCTCGGCGACGGCGGCGTGTACATCGCGCAGCAGCCGAACCTGATGTTCCTCAAGGACACCAACGGGGACGGCAAGGCCGACGAGCGGCGCATCCTGCTGCACGGGTTCGGCACCGAGGACAGCCACCACTCGATTCACGCGTGGCAGTGGGGACCCGACGGCGCGCTGTACTTCCAGGAGGGCACGTTCCTGCACTCGCAGGTCGAGACGCCCTACGGTCCTCGCCGCATGGCGTACGCGGGGGTGTGGCGCTACGAGCCGCGGACCGAGAAGCTCGACGTGTTCGTGTCGTATCCCTTCGCCAACCCGTGGGGCCACGTCATCGACAAGTGGGGCCAGAACTTCATCTCCGACGCCTCCAACGGCTACAACTACTGGGGCACCCCGTTCTCGGGCCACGTCAACTACCCGCAGAAGCAGAAGCCGATGCAGGAGTGGACGCTGACGCGCGTGCGTCCGACCAGTGGCAGCGAGTTCGTCAGGAGCCGCCACTTCCCGGAGTCGGCGCAGGGCAACTTCCTCTACAACAACGTCATCGGGTTCCTCGGGATCAAGCAGTACAGGACCGTCGAGGAGGGGTCCGGCTTCGTCGGCGTCGAGGTCGAGCCGCTGCTCCAGTCCACCGACCCGAACTTCCGCCCGGTGGGCATGCAGTTCGGGCCCGACGGCGCGCTGTACGTGATCGACTGGTTCAACCCGCTGATCGGCCACATGCAGTACTCCATTCGCGACCCGCGGCGCGACAAGTCGCGCGGCCGGGTGTGGCGCATCACGGCGAAGGGCCGCCCGCTCCTGACGCCGCCGAAGATCGAGGGCGCGACGATTACCCAGCAACTCGATCTGCTGAAGGCCTACGAGGACCGCACCCGGTACCAGGCGCGACTCGCACTGCGCGAGCGCGATGCGGCGGAGCTGTTCCCGGCCGTGGAGCAGTGGATCGCCGGACTCGATCGCAACGACGCCGAGTACGAGCACCACCTGCTCGAGGCGCTGTGGGTGCACGAGCACCACGATCGCGTCAACCTGCCGCTGCTCGAGCAACTGCTCGGCGCGAAGGAGTTCCGGGCGCGTGCCGCGGCGGTCCGCGTGCTGCAGCACTGGTTCGATCGCGTGCCCGACGGCCTGGCGCTGCTGGCGGCCGCCGTCGACGATCCCGAGCCGCGCGTGCGCCTCGAGGCGGTGCGCGCCCTCAGCTTCGTGCCGACCGCCGAGTCGGCGAGCATCGCGCTGCGGGTGCTGCGTCACCCGATGGATTACTACCTGCACTACGTCCTCGACTCGACGATCACCACCCTCGAGCCCGCGTGGAAGCCGGTGCTGACCACGGGCGGGACGTTCGCGGAGGGGAACGCCCCCGGCCTCGCCTTCGTGCTCGACCGCCTGGCGCCGGCCGACCTCGTGCAGGTCAAGCGGAGCACGCCGGTGTACGAGGCCCTGCTGGCCCGCCCCGGCATCGCGGCGACCGCGCGACGGGAGGCCCTCGACGCGCTCGCGGCCCAGCACGGCACGACGCTGTTGCACGAGATCATCGCGGCCGTCGATCGCCTCGATGGCAAGCCCGGCAGCGGGTCGGCCGCGGCCGACCTCATGCAGGTGCTCGGCACGCTCTCTCCGGCGCAGCTTGCGCCCGAGCGGTCGGCCGTCGAGCGGCTGGCGCGCGAGGCCCGGACCGACAGCGTGCGCGAAGGGGCGTTCCTGGCCCTGATGCAGATCGACGGCAGTGCCGCAGCCTCTTGGGAACTCGCTGCCGCCTCGCCGCGCCTGCGCATCGACATGTTGCGTGGGGCCACGAAGCTGCCGGCCGGCCCGGCCCTCACCAGCCTGCAGGGCCTGCTGTTGCCGGCGCTGCGCACGGCGGCGACCGCCGGCGCACCGCGCCAGGTCGCCGCGCCGGTGACCGGTCGCTACGTGCGGCTGGTCCGTCCCGGGCGCGGGCAGGTGCTCAGCGTGACCGAGGTCGAGATCATGAGCCGCGGCGAGAACGTCGCGCGCAAGGGCACGGCCACCCAGTCGAGCGTGGTTGCCGGCGGCGCGACGGGCGGGCACGCGCCCCGCGCCATCGACGGCGGCGTCGACATGGCGGCGAGCGCCGGCAAGGACCCGCTCACCGGCACGCACGCGTTCACCAGCGCGGAGCAGGATCCGTGGTGGGAGGTCGACCTCGGCGCCGACCTGCCGCTCGACGAGGTCAGGCTGTGGCCCGCCGCCCAGGACACCCGATCGGGCCTCTACGTGGCGGTGCTGGACGCAAGTCGCAAGGTCGTGTTCATGCGCGACGGACTGCGCATCTCGAGGGCGCCAGAGACGGTGACGCTCGGCGGCGACCTGACCACGATGGTCAACGCGGCGGGCATCGCCGTGCTGCCGCAACTGAAGGGGCAGGAGGCGGAGGCCGTGAGCGTGCTGTCGGCCTTCATGCGCGACGCGACGCAGCGGCAGGCCGCGATGGCCGCGATTCGCCGCCTCCCCGCGACGGCGTGGCCGGCCAGCGAGGTGGCGCCCCTGGCCGACACCGTGCTCGCCCACGTGCGCGCGATCCCGCCGGCCGACCGCACCGGGCAGGCGTTCCTCGATGCGATGGGCTTCGGTCACGAACTCGCCCTGAAGCTCCCGGCCGACCAACGGCAGCGCTTCACCAGGGCGCTCGACGAACTCGTGGTCAGGATCATCCGGATCGAGGCCGTGGCCGCGCAGATGAAGTTCGACCTGTCGCGCATCACCGTCGTCGCCGGCGAGGAAGTCGTCATCGAGTTCGTCAACCGCGACGAGATGCCGCACAACTTCCTGGTCGCCAAGGAAGGGGCGCTCGAGACGGTGGGCCTGGCGGCCGAGGCGATGGTGTCCTCGCCGGACGCCTTCGGCAAGAGCTTCATCCCGAAGACGCCGGAAGTGCTGTTCGCCATCCGGCTCCTGCAGCCCGGCGAGACGCTGCAGGCGCGCTTCACCGCCCCGGCGCAGCCGGGCAACTACCCCTTCGTGTGCACGTTCCCGGGCCACTGGCGCACGATGAACGGCATCGTGCAGGTGGTGCGGGAGCCGTCCCAGGTGTCACCACAGTGA
- a CDS encoding class II aldolase/adducin family protein, producing the protein MVNLDQLRTLSARVGADPLLVQAAGGNTSQKDGDVLWIKASGTWLRDAASRDVFVPVDLPALRDALRQRDPAADACQPFVRADLNTSGLRPSIETSVHALMPQRVVVHVHCVNTIAWAIRADAEAALATRLDGFDWAFVPYARPGLPLADAIAPRLRPGVDVLVLGNHGLVVAADSVGAAEALLERVVGTLERPARELTLPDVDALEAMCEGTRYRLAVSDDTHALATDEHALAMGGAHVLYPDHVVFLGVGVATDLASDATLVAVPGGGVLVRDDAKPAAEAMGRCLADVLRRVEPGTALNQLDAAQIDQLINWDAEKYRQGLTSDV; encoded by the coding sequence ATGGTGAACCTGGATCAGTTGCGCACCCTTTCGGCGCGTGTCGGCGCCGACCCACTGCTGGTGCAGGCGGCCGGCGGCAACACCTCGCAGAAGGACGGCGACGTGCTGTGGATCAAGGCGTCGGGCACGTGGCTGCGCGACGCCGCCAGCCGCGACGTGTTCGTGCCGGTCGACCTCCCGGCCCTGCGAGACGCGCTGCGGCAGCGCGATCCGGCGGCCGACGCGTGCCAGCCGTTCGTGCGCGCCGACCTGAACACGTCCGGCCTGCGGCCCTCCATCGAGACCAGCGTGCACGCCCTCATGCCGCAGCGCGTCGTCGTCCACGTGCACTGCGTGAACACGATTGCCTGGGCGATCCGCGCCGACGCGGAAGCCGCGCTCGCGACGCGCCTCGACGGGTTCGACTGGGCCTTCGTGCCGTATGCGCGCCCGGGCCTGCCGCTTGCCGACGCGATCGCGCCGCGCCTGCGTCCGGGCGTCGACGTGCTGGTGCTCGGCAACCATGGACTGGTCGTGGCCGCCGACTCGGTGGGCGCCGCCGAGGCGCTGCTCGAACGGGTGGTCGGCACGCTGGAGCGTCCCGCGCGAGAGCTCACGCTGCCCGACGTCGACGCGCTCGAAGCGATGTGCGAAGGCACGCGCTACCGCCTGGCGGTCAGCGACGACACCCATGCGCTCGCGACCGACGAGCACGCGCTGGCGATGGGCGGCGCGCACGTCCTCTATCCCGACCATGTGGTGTTCCTGGGAGTGGGTGTCGCCACCGACCTGGCGAGCGACGCCACCCTCGTCGCCGTGCCCGGCGGCGGCGTCCTGGTGCGCGACGATGCGAAGCCCGCCGCGGAAGCGATGGGCCGGTGCCTTGCCGACGTCCTGCGCCGCGTCGAGCCCGGCACTGCGCTCAACCAGCTCGACGCCGCCCAGATCGATCAGCTGATCAACTGGGACGCCGAGAAGTACCGGCAGGGGTTGACGTCTGACGTCTGA
- a CDS encoding threonine/serine dehydratase, giving the protein MITLDDILAARPRIAPYVRRTPLERSRTLSTELGTHVYLKCELFQRTGSFKPRGAFNQLLSLAPDERAGGVVGVSGGNYAQALADAGRTLGAPTTICMPDTAPRASVEATRAYGATVELSPTFPEVFARAEALRAAGARLLHPFDDAHQMAGVGTIGLEIHEAVPQVTDAVISIGGGGLITGIAVALEALVPGIRVWGVETEGAHAMGAALAAGRVVPFTPTSLARTLSAPYVAEDALTVMQRHAERHVVVSDREAFEAARFLLERTKLNTELAASCTLAAARRMRHRFGPDDHVVLVICGGNVSLDDWMTYARTFAAAATPRS; this is encoded by the coding sequence ATGATCACCCTCGACGACATCCTCGCCGCGCGCCCACGCATCGCGCCCTACGTCCGACGGACTCCCCTCGAGCGCAGCCGCACGCTCAGCACCGAACTCGGGACGCACGTGTACCTGAAGTGCGAGCTCTTCCAGCGGACCGGATCGTTCAAGCCTCGCGGCGCCTTCAACCAGCTGCTCTCGCTGGCGCCGGACGAGCGGGCCGGCGGCGTGGTGGGCGTGAGCGGCGGCAACTACGCGCAGGCCCTTGCCGATGCCGGTCGCACCCTCGGCGCGCCGACGACGATCTGCATGCCCGACACGGCGCCACGGGCATCGGTCGAGGCCACACGGGCGTACGGGGCCACGGTGGAACTCTCGCCGACGTTCCCCGAGGTCTTCGCGCGCGCGGAGGCGTTGCGTGCCGCAGGCGCCCGGTTGCTGCACCCCTTCGACGACGCGCATCAGATGGCGGGTGTCGGCACGATCGGCCTCGAGATCCACGAAGCCGTCCCGCAGGTGACCGACGCGGTGATCAGCATCGGCGGAGGCGGGCTGATCACCGGCATCGCCGTCGCGCTCGAGGCGCTGGTGCCCGGGATTCGCGTGTGGGGCGTCGAGACCGAGGGCGCTCACGCGATGGGCGCCGCGCTCGCGGCCGGCCGCGTGGTGCCGTTCACGCCGACGTCGCTCGCGCGCACGCTCAGTGCCCCGTACGTGGCCGAGGATGCGCTCACGGTGATGCAGCGGCACGCGGAACGCCACGTGGTCGTGAGCGACCGCGAGGCCTTCGAGGCGGCGCGGTTCCTGCTCGAGCGAACAAAGCTGAACACCGAGCTCGCCGCGTCGTGCACCCTCGCCGCCGCACGGCGGATGCGCCACCGCTTCGGCCCGGACGACCACGTCGTCCTGGTCATCTGCGGTGGCAACGTGTCGCTGGACGACTGGATGACCTACGCGAGGACGTTCGCGGCCGCGGCGACGCCACGGTCGTAG
- a CDS encoding SGNH/GDSL hydrolase family protein codes for MSITPVRRARWLAACVLLAAAPLAAQPASTPRLELRAGDRIVLVGNTLADRQQYFNNFETLLLALYPQLDLSMRNMGRSADTITLQPRPLNFGETPTHLAQYEADVVLLFFGANESFEGEAGLPQFEKDLEDYLRGHLARKYNGVEAPRLALVSPIAHEKLERLVHVDVAGRNRELARYTDAMRRVAAKVGVPFADVFTPMLKAMGEARAPLTINGMHLNEEGDKVFAVALLTALGLAPEQLPASSKGYTDLRALINEKNRLFFLRYRPLNAEYVVGRRVDPFGSVSFPPEMKRLDELIAQQEKRIWKQARSIKPATPPRPTGSAVSPDQQGAQP; via the coding sequence ATGTCGATCACGCCCGTCCGCCGGGCGCGGTGGTTGGCGGCCTGCGTGCTGCTGGCCGCGGCCCCGCTCGCCGCCCAGCCGGCCTCCACCCCGCGACTCGAACTCCGCGCCGGTGACCGCATCGTCCTCGTCGGCAACACGCTGGCCGACCGGCAGCAGTACTTCAACAACTTCGAGACGCTGCTGCTCGCGCTGTATCCCCAGCTCGACCTGTCGATGCGCAACATGGGGCGGAGCGCCGACACGATCACGCTCCAGCCCCGACCGCTGAACTTCGGAGAGACGCCCACGCACCTGGCCCAGTACGAGGCCGACGTGGTGTTGCTGTTCTTCGGCGCCAACGAGTCGTTCGAGGGCGAGGCCGGCCTGCCGCAGTTCGAGAAGGACCTCGAGGACTACCTGCGCGGCCATCTCGCGAGGAAGTACAACGGCGTCGAGGCGCCGCGACTGGCGCTCGTGTCGCCGATCGCGCACGAGAAGCTCGAACGGCTCGTGCACGTGGACGTCGCCGGGCGCAACCGTGAACTCGCGCGCTACACCGACGCGATGCGACGGGTTGCGGCGAAGGTGGGCGTGCCGTTCGCCGACGTGTTCACGCCGATGCTGAAGGCGATGGGCGAGGCCAGGGCGCCGCTGACCATCAACGGCATGCACCTGAACGAGGAGGGCGACAAGGTGTTCGCCGTCGCGCTGCTGACGGCGCTCGGCCTCGCGCCGGAGCAGCTGCCGGCGTCGTCGAAGGGCTACACCGACCTGCGCGCGCTGATCAACGAGAAGAACCGCCTGTTCTTCCTCCGCTACCGGCCACTCAACGCCGAGTACGTCGTCGGGCGTCGCGTCGATCCCTTCGGGTCGGTGAGCTTCCCGCCGGAGATGAAGCGGCTCGACGAGTTGATCGCCCAGCAGGAGAAGAGGATCTGGAAGCAGGCGCGCTCGATCAAGCCGGCGACGCCGCCGCGCCCGACCGGGTCCGCCGTCTCGCCCGATCAGCAGGGGGCACAGCCGTGA
- a CDS encoding PA2928 family protein, protein MTRSIAWGVGAVMTVLALAGVGWLVSRGQVTFESPERQGPPALIESGRGAQLWLATRQVETRSYRLPRSRTWILETRYHLRVQAHAPETTQRTWIKELALVIERSNDRRVVNAGPVRLLGQERDVVWVWAHDQLLALSADDASVRADRARLEAANPSLTGLFPTSLDEVAWFGGMVVTLVDGRRVRLTLPDFRAEPWTVPAGQERAFDRAASMSHTYWGGAYTTADFGVRHTVAGGRWVGLLSEREARDAEDDANGDNFAGSEWIVDEGRLARRGFWLATSLGRTPARRAAPEPRLQRLERLPGTGDYLQGRMLKGPRAAGEPEWQWRGVSARPAPREPLRFADQGVLVLFRTRLDEQGQLGIARTTADYHERWRVLLPIDELQNRWQVGDRLVLMGSAPGAAGSGGARRREILLTLHGHTGGWSGWDVATERAVSPNP, encoded by the coding sequence ATGACGCGATCGATCGCGTGGGGCGTGGGGGCGGTGATGACGGTGCTGGCGCTCGCCGGCGTCGGCTGGCTGGTGTCGCGCGGCCAGGTGACGTTCGAGTCCCCGGAGCGCCAGGGGCCGCCCGCGCTGATCGAGAGCGGGCGCGGTGCGCAGTTGTGGCTCGCGACGCGGCAGGTGGAGACGCGGTCCTATCGGCTCCCGCGAAGCCGGACCTGGATCCTCGAGACCCGATACCACCTGCGAGTGCAGGCCCACGCGCCGGAGACGACACAGCGCACCTGGATCAAGGAACTGGCACTCGTCATCGAGCGCAGCAACGATCGACGCGTGGTGAACGCCGGCCCCGTCCGCCTGCTGGGACAGGAACGCGACGTGGTCTGGGTCTGGGCGCACGACCAGTTGCTGGCGCTGTCGGCCGATGACGCCAGCGTGCGGGCGGATCGCGCGCGCCTCGAGGCGGCCAATCCGTCGCTGACCGGCCTGTTTCCCACCAGCCTCGACGAGGTCGCGTGGTTCGGCGGGATGGTCGTCACGCTCGTCGACGGCCGTCGCGTACGCCTCACGCTGCCCGACTTCCGCGCCGAACCCTGGACGGTGCCGGCGGGCCAGGAGCGTGCCTTCGACCGCGCCGCGTCGATGAGCCACACGTATTGGGGCGGCGCGTACACGACCGCGGACTTCGGCGTGCGTCACACCGTCGCCGGCGGCCGCTGGGTGGGCCTGCTCAGCGAGCGTGAGGCGCGCGACGCCGAGGACGACGCCAATGGCGACAACTTCGCCGGCTCCGAGTGGATTGTCGACGAGGGGCGCCTGGCCCGTCGCGGCTTCTGGCTGGCCACGTCCCTCGGCCGCACGCCCGCACGTCGCGCCGCCCCCGAGCCGCGGCTCCAGCGCCTCGAGCGACTGCCCGGGACCGGCGACTACCTGCAGGGCCGCATGCTCAAGGGCCCGCGAGCCGCTGGCGAGCCCGAATGGCAATGGCGTGGCGTGAGCGCACGCCCCGCGCCGCGCGAGCCGCTTCGTTTCGCCGACCAGGGAGTGCTCGTGCTGTTCCGCACGCGCCTCGATGAGCAGGGGCAGTTGGGGATCGCCCGCACGACGGCCGACTACCACGAACGGTGGCGGGTCCTGCTGCCGATCGACGAACTCCAGAATCGCTGGCAGGTCGGTGACCGCCTGGTGCTCATGGGATCGGCGCCTGGCGCGGCAGGAAGCGGCGGCGCACGCCGTCGGGAGATCCTGCTGACGCTGCACGGCCATACTGGCGGGTGGTCAGGCTGGGACGTCGCCACGGAGCGCGCGGTTTCGCCCAATCCCTGA